In Coregonus clupeaformis isolate EN_2021a chromosome 7, ASM2061545v1, whole genome shotgun sequence, one genomic interval encodes:
- the actr3b gene encoding actin-related protein 3B produces MATPLPPCVIDCGTGYTKIGYAGNTEPQFIMPSCIAIRESAGVGDQAQRRLVKGVDDLDFFIGDEGIDKPNYATKWPIRHGMVEDWDLMEKFMEQIIFKYLRAEPEDHSFLMTEPPLNTPENREYLAEIMFETFNVPGLYIAVQAVLALAASWTSRQVGERTLTGIVIDSGDGVTHAIPVAEGYVIGSCIKHIPIAGRDITLFIQQLLREREVGIPPEQSMETAKAVKERYCYICPDIVKEFAKYDTDPGKWIKQYKGINAISKSEFHIDVGYERFLGPEIFFHPEFANPDFTQPISDIVDEVIMNCPIDVRRPLYKNIVLSGGSTMFRDFGRRLQRDLKRSVDARLKLSEELSGGRIKPKPMEVLVVTHHMQRYAVWFGGSMLASTPEFLQVCHSKKDYDEFGPSICRHNPVFGTMS; encoded by the exons ATGGCAACCCCTCTACCTCCTTGCGTGATAGATTGTGGGACTGG ATACACCAAGATTGGATATGCTGGAAACACAGAGCCACAGTTTATCATGCCGTCCT GCATCGCTATACGGGAGTCAGCCGGTGTAGGAGACCAGGCACAGAGGCGACTTGTGAAGGGAGTGGATGACTTGGATTTCTTCATAGGAGATGAAGGCATTGATAAGCCCAACTATGCAACCAAG TGGCCCATCAGACATGGGATGGTGGAAGACTGGGATTTGATGGAAAAGTTCATGGAGCAGATCATATTCAAGTATCTACGGGCAGAGCCTGAAGACCATAGCTTCCTTATG ACAGAGCCTCCGTTGAACACGCCAGAGAACAGAGAGTATCTGGCTGAGATCATGTTTGAGACCTTTAATGTCCCAGGCCTGTACATCGCAGTGCAG GCAGTTCTGGCCCTGGCAGCATCATGGACGTCTAGACAAGTAGGCGAGCGAACACTGACAGGAATCGTGATTGACAGCGGAGATGGAGTCACCCATGCCATACCTGTG GCCGAAGGCTACGTCATTGGGAGCTGTATAAAGCACATCCCCATAGCAGGTCGAGACATCACCTTGTTCATCCAGCAGCtcctcagagagagggaggtgggtatCCCCCCGGAACAGTCCATGGAGACAGCCAAGGCAGTCAAG GAGAGGTACTGCTACATCTGTCCGGACATTGTGAAGGAATTCGCCAAATATGACACAGACCCTGGGAAATGGATCAAGCAGTACAAAGGCATCAATGCCATCAGCAAATCTGAATTCCACATAGATGTTGGATATGAACGCTTTCTAGGTCCAGAAATATTCTTTCATCCAGAG TTTGCCAACCCAGACTTCACGCAGCCCATCTCAGATATAGTTGACGAGGTTATAATGAACTGTCCAATAGATGTCAGAAGACCTCTATATAAG AATATTGTCCTGTCCGGCGGTTCCACCATGTTCAGAGACTTTGGCCGGCGGCTGCAGAGAGACCTGAAGCGGTCGGTAGACGCCCGGCTCAAATTGAGTGAGGAGCTCAGTGGAGGAAGGATAaag CCCAAGCCCATGGAGGTCCTGGTGGTCACACACCACATGCAGCGCTACGCTGTGTGGTTTGGAGGATCCATGCTTGCCTCTACG